The Limnospira fusiformis SAG 85.79 genomic interval ATCGCATCTTACCCATCACCCCCAACCCCGAAAAAACGTCATAGGCTCATCACTCAGATGGACCATAACCCAGATCAATTAACCAACTATGCAGAGATTAGCTTAAACTTTTGTAAAATTGTCATTATGATATAAAGATAGGTTCAGCCTGATATGATGTCTGATCCAGGCCAATCAGGTAGAGCCTCGAACACTGTTTAGTTAACGTATCGTCATGGCTCAATCTACCTCAATTTTCTGGAACCCTGATGCTGGAATGAACCGCCGGGACTCTCAGATCTGGTCTGATCTCAAACAGGCGATCGCCACCAGTTCAGGGTTCAAGGGTTGGCAGCTAGACCGAAATTCTGCCGAAAATCTCCAGAATCTCAATCTTGACCAACAGGTACGCATATATTTACGGGAAACCCTAGAAACCTTAGCCTATTAATCAAGTATCATCAACCCAGAACCGTTGTTCAACCCCAAACCATAACCCCAAAACATCAGTAAACCCTAGTGTAAGCGATCGGCTTACACCAATCAGAATCAATAATCAAAGGAGTAAGAGCTTCTGATTCAACACGAACCCGAAAAGCCAGGCGCAGTACCCAGCCACCTTTGGAGTCTGCAACTGTCCATATGTATGTTTATCCCATCGATTGAGTTATCTCAGTCGGTGTCCTCCTATTTGCCAAAAGAACACTACATAATTATTCAACTCGACTCCCCAGAGGAATTTATAGAATATGTAACAGAACATAAACACCAACTTGACTGTCTCATTCTGGAGTGGTCGCCTCAGTGGCAGGTTTTAGTTGATAAACTCCAGCAAAACTTAATTTCCATCCCCACCTTAATCATTATACCTAATGAGCAGTCCCCTGTAGTCCAGCCTAGCCTAACTGAACCCTCCGAGAATTATATACTTTCCTCAACAGAAGTCCAGTTAAAAGGTAAGCAAATTCATCTAATACAAGGATATATTGATAAAGCTATTAGCCAATTTATTACCCATGCTGTCACCACTCGTCTGACCGATGAATCATCCTCTGTAGATACCCCTACGGAGTTAACTAATTTCATTGTTCGCCAGCAGCGAAGACTCATGGACAAATTACATGAGCGACTAGGATATCTAGGTGTGTATTATAAGAGAAATCCTAAAAATTTTCTGAGAAACCTGTCCAAGGCAGATCGTCAGAAGCTATTGGAACAGCTTAAATCTCAATATCGCCAAATTGTTTTAAGCTATTTTGCTAACGATAAAAATTTGAATAATCAAATTGACGAATACGTTAACATGGCGTTTTTCGGGGATATTCCAGTGACTCGCATTGTTGAGATTCACATGGATTTGATGGATAATTTTTCCAAACAACTCAAACTAGAGGGACGTAGTGAAGATGTTTTACTGGACTACAGACTTACCTTGATTGACACTTTAGCTCATTTATGCGAAATGTATCGTCGTTCCATACCCCGGGAGTCATGGGGAGAATGAACAGGTAAAAGTCCCTGTCAATTTCATCATGGGTCTAATGTCAAAAAAATCTCTGTTACTCCCCCAAATTTTCATCTTATATCGGTAGATATATCTATGACTCCTCTGAAGAAAACTTATGTTCTCAAACTCTATGTAGCTGGGAATACCCCTAACTCAGTTCGAGCTCTCAAAACCCTTAAAGATATCTTAGAACAAGAGTTTCAGGGTGTTTATGCTCTCAAAGTGATCGATGTTCTCAAAAATCCTCAACTAGCCGAAGAGGATAAGATTTTGGCAACACCGACCTTATCCAAAATTCTGCCCCCACCAGTGAGGAAAATTATTGGCGACCTCTCCGATCGCGAAAAAGTGCTGATTGGATTAGATTTACTCTATGAAGAATTAGAAGACGACGATTATAACTTCTAGGTCAGCCATCAACCCCCTTAGCCACCGTTGCTCCCCTAACGCTTTCAGCTAGGGGAGAAACCCCATTGTCCGATCGCAGTTAAGGTCTCCGTGGGAATATCCCCGTCCGCCGATCAATTCGAGATGATCATATTCCCACTGATGCAGCCAAGATTATGGTAAATATAAATAACAGTTATAGCAACCACCAGGCTAAATAGAACCGGGAACAAAAAATAGCCAACTTTTGATATCTATCTTGTGGTTATTCTCGATTACCTTAATACAGTACAATACCAAAGCCTATATCTATATAACCCAGTTTCCATAGACACTGTTGATGGGGAAATATAGAATACTCAAAGCCGAACGTTTTTAAAATCAATAATTATGGTCAATAGCAACCCCCAACCAGAACCCAATAAACGGAACTTAATTAGTGTCCAAAAAATCCGCACCATGATTGAAGGATTTGATGATATCAGTCATGGGGGAATGCCAGCAGGTCGCTCAACCTTGGTTAGTGGTACCTCCGGTACAGGTAAAACTTTATTTGCCGTTCAATTTCTCTACAATGGTATCACCTATTTTGATGAACCGGGTATTTTAGTCACCTTTGAAGAGGCTCCTACCGATATCATCAAAAATGCGGCCAGTTTTGGCTGGGATTTACAGGGATTAATTGATGAGGGTAAATTATTTATTCTTGATGCCTCCCCGGACCCAGAAGGTCAAGATATCGTCGGCAACTTTGACCTTTCAGCACTCATTGAACGCATACAGTATGGCATTCGCAAATATAAAGCTAGACGGGTTTCTATTGATTCGGTAACTGCCATTTTTCAACAATATGAAGCCGCCGGAGTCGTGCGACGAGAAATTTTCCGATTAGTGGCTCGTTTAAAGCAAGTGGGATCCACCACAATTATGACCACAGAGCGAGAGTCAGAATATGGTCCGGTCGCTCGCTTTGGTGTGGAGGAATTTGTCTCTGATAATGTCATGATTCTGCGAAATGTTTTGGAAGGTGAACGCCGTCGCCGCACGGTGGAAATTTTGAAGTTGCGCGGTACTACCCACATGAAAGGAGAATATCCTTTTACGATTACTCAAAATGGGATTAGTATTTTCCCCCTCGGTGCTATGCGACTTACTCAACGGTCTTCTAATGTCAGGGTTTCTTCTGGTAATAAAACTCTTGATGAAATGTGCGGCGGAGGGTTTTTTAAAGATTCAATTATTCTGGCGACTGGTGCTACGGGAACTGGTAAGACTCTCTTAGTTAGTATCTTTGTTAATAACGCCTGTCAAAGTAATGAGCGAGCCATTCTATTTGCTTATGAAGAATCCCGCGCTCAATTGTTGCGAAATGCTCACTCTTGGGGACTAGATTTTGAAGCGATGGAACGTAAGGGATTACTTAAAATTATCTGTAGTTATCCTGAGTCTACAGGCTTGGAAGACCATTTGCAAATTATTCGCTCGGAAATTTCTGAGTTTAAACCTTCCCGCATTGCGATCGATTCTCTTTCTGCTTTAGCTAGGGGAGTTAGTAGTAATGCTTTTCGACAGTTTGTAATCGCTGTCACTGGATATGCTAAACAGGAGGAAATTACCGGCTTTTTTACCAATACAACTGACCAGTTTATGGGTTCACACTCGATTACCGATTCTCATATTTCGACTATTACTGACACTATTCTTATGCTTCAGTATGTGGAAATTCGTGGTCAAATGTCTAGGGCTATTAATGTGTTTAAAATGCGCGGTTCTTGGCATGATAAGGGTATTCGGGAATATACTATCACCGAACATGGTCCCCATATTACTGACTCGTTTAGGGATTACGAACGCATTATTGGTGGTTCTCCTACCCGAATTTCTATTAATGAAAAAAGTGAGTTGTCTCGCATTATTGAGGGAGTTCAAGATGATCAGGATTGACGACTAAACCTTTACCGTGAACCTTTCCCTATCTTCAATGTCACGCATTACGACTCCCGTTAAGGGTGCGAGACGTTCAGGCATGAAATAGGGTTGAGATACCCGAAATAACCGCCTGGTGGGGACTTCAACCCTTTGGTTGAATATAAGGAACGCACTCCTGACCATCCCCATAACTGTTTATATGTCCCGACGCTTGGAGAAATCTAAGCAAGG includes:
- a CDS encoding circadian clock protein KaiA, which produces MFIPSIELSQSVSSYLPKEHYIIIQLDSPEEFIEYVTEHKHQLDCLILEWSPQWQVLVDKLQQNLISIPTLIIIPNEQSPVVQPSLTEPSENYILSSTEVQLKGKQIHLIQGYIDKAISQFITHAVTTRLTDESSSVDTPTELTNFIVRQQRRLMDKLHERLGYLGVYYKRNPKNFLRNLSKADRQKLLEQLKSQYRQIVLSYFANDKNLNNQIDEYVNMAFFGDIPVTRIVEIHMDLMDNFSKQLKLEGRSEDVLLDYRLTLIDTLAHLCEMYRRSIPRESWGE
- the kaiC gene encoding circadian clock protein KaiC, whose translation is MVNSNPQPEPNKRNLISVQKIRTMIEGFDDISHGGMPAGRSTLVSGTSGTGKTLFAVQFLYNGITYFDEPGILVTFEEAPTDIIKNAASFGWDLQGLIDEGKLFILDASPDPEGQDIVGNFDLSALIERIQYGIRKYKARRVSIDSVTAIFQQYEAAGVVRREIFRLVARLKQVGSTTIMTTERESEYGPVARFGVEEFVSDNVMILRNVLEGERRRRTVEILKLRGTTHMKGEYPFTITQNGISIFPLGAMRLTQRSSNVRVSSGNKTLDEMCGGGFFKDSIILATGATGTGKTLLVSIFVNNACQSNERAILFAYEESRAQLLRNAHSWGLDFEAMERKGLLKIICSYPESTGLEDHLQIIRSEISEFKPSRIAIDSLSALARGVSSNAFRQFVIAVTGYAKQEEITGFFTNTTDQFMGSHSITDSHISTITDTILMLQYVEIRGQMSRAINVFKMRGSWHDKGIREYTITEHGPHITDSFRDYERIIGGSPTRISINEKSELSRIIEGVQDDQD
- the kaiB gene encoding circadian clock protein KaiB translates to MTPLKKTYVLKLYVAGNTPNSVRALKTLKDILEQEFQGVYALKVIDVLKNPQLAEEDKILATPTLSKILPPPVRKIIGDLSDREKVLIGLDLLYEELEDDDYNF